A region from the Algoriphagus machipongonensis genome encodes:
- a CDS encoding serine hydrolase domain-containing protein has protein sequence MKKFSLFLFLLFIGFSACQNQTEEGQVEFVVDEEAKARLDSTLSSYVESGNVAGISALIFEKDKEVYFNAYGYANQEKNIPMDRNTIVQIYSMTKPITGTSLMTLYEEGAFQLDDPLEKYAPEFSDMKVYQGVDEEGNLILEDANRPVTIRDITRHTAGFPNRDNIPGLSELMKEKDARSYENTLTQMAAKIGSTPLWFQPGAQWEYGQSVDVQAFLVERISGVPYQTYVREHVLDPLGMDETRYVVPESDLDRFSAAYQRTGEGQLTQMPDSSAHAFNLKKWPLTPGGFGLTSTLDDYMTFARMLVKQGSINGTQILKPETVKLMATNHLADSVTERSWLPSKGNVGFGIDFAVRTDPPASQEEMNGVVGEFFWDGAASTLFWVDPVNELTAVLFVQLFPYDGIGLHKNFRDAVYGKFEPNSQ, from the coding sequence ATGAAAAAGTTTAGCCTTTTCCTCTTTCTATTATTTATTGGGTTTTCGGCATGTCAAAATCAGACAGAGGAAGGCCAAGTAGAATTTGTAGTTGATGAAGAAGCAAAGGCAAGACTGGACTCGACGCTCAGCAGCTATGTAGAATCGGGGAATGTCGCTGGCATTTCTGCCCTGATCTTTGAAAAAGACAAAGAAGTGTACTTCAATGCTTATGGCTATGCCAATCAGGAGAAAAATATTCCAATGGACAGGAATACAATCGTTCAGATTTATTCCATGACAAAGCCTATTACGGGTACTTCACTTATGACTCTTTACGAAGAGGGTGCTTTTCAGTTGGATGATCCATTAGAAAAATATGCTCCTGAATTTTCTGATATGAAAGTCTATCAGGGTGTGGATGAGGAAGGAAATTTGATTTTGGAGGATGCCAATAGACCTGTGACGATTCGAGATATTACCAGACATACTGCAGGTTTTCCAAATAGAGATAATATTCCGGGCTTAAGTGAGCTGATGAAAGAAAAAGATGCCAGAAGTTATGAAAATACCTTAACTCAGATGGCAGCAAAAATTGGCAGCACTCCCCTATGGTTCCAACCGGGTGCACAGTGGGAATATGGTCAGTCAGTGGATGTACAGGCATTTTTGGTAGAAAGAATTTCCGGAGTTCCTTATCAAACCTATGTTAGAGAGCATGTTTTAGATCCATTGGGAATGGATGAGACAAGGTATGTAGTTCCTGAAAGTGATTTGGATAGATTCTCTGCTGCCTACCAAAGGACTGGAGAAGGGCAATTGACCCAGATGCCTGATTCTTCTGCTCATGCTTTCAATTTAAAAAAATGGCCATTGACTCCCGGAGGATTTGGCTTGACGTCAACTCTGGATGATTATATGACTTTTGCCCGGATGCTGGTGAAGCAGGGTTCTATTAATGGAACACAGATATTGAAACCTGAAACTGTTAAATTAATGGCTACCAACCACCTTGCGGATTCGGTTACAGAAAGGTCTTGGCTTCCGAGTAAAGGAAATGTCGGTTTTGGGATTGATTTTGCAGTTAGGACAGATCCTCCTGCAAGCCAAGAGGAGATGAATGGAGTAGTTGGTGAATTCTTTTGGGACGGAGCTGCAAGTACACTTTTTTGGGTAGATCCGGTAAATGAACTTACTGCAGTATTGTTTGTACAACTGTTTCCATATGATGGTATTGGCCTACACAAAAACTTCCGCGATGCTGTTTATGGAAAATTTGAACCTAATAGCCAATAA
- a CDS encoding PQQ-dependent sugar dehydrogenase: MKNLINLFAASLLLFTVISCTSGTKEIGADISTETEQIEAGKVLFEQNCSTCHNFNQSAIGPNLSGLTRKVESEWIRGFIKNPQEKIDQGDERAKELYEKYKVYMPAFPTLKEEDINALLSYMHTYERAPVEVNDSEKLEDPIPEKISKSDLNLELEYFAQIPASDKASPLAKITKMECEPVSGRFFVQDQHGIMYEIRDSKPYEYFNLKSYFPDFVSKPGLATGFGSYAFHPDFTNNGLLYTSHTEKPGNKPKDFDYADSIKVTMEWVITEWTLEDPNAETFKGTGRELMRIDVVTQIHGVQELAFNPNASPGDEDYGLLFIGIGDGGSAESGFSFIADHQGSKIWSSIMRIDPSGSNSANGKYGIPASNPFAGVPGKLGEIYAYGFRNPNRIFWDPKGRMLATEIGHHNIEELNLIEPGKFYGWPIREGTFVINPFGNMSNLYPLPADDSLLNATYPLLQFDHDEGNAIIAGYFPEGGPFKGKLLFGDIPSGKLFFSDLNQSQPEILEIGVVYDGKETTLRDLCQNGRVDLKYGQDCQGQVYVMTKADGKIYKIINQ; the protein is encoded by the coding sequence ATGAAAAACCTAATTAACCTTTTTGCAGCTAGTTTGCTGCTTTTTACTGTGATTTCTTGTACCTCTGGCACAAAAGAAATTGGGGCTGATATCAGTACTGAAACAGAACAAATTGAAGCTGGAAAAGTACTCTTTGAGCAGAATTGTTCTACCTGTCATAACTTTAACCAAAGTGCCATTGGACCTAATTTGAGTGGTCTGACAAGAAAAGTTGAATCCGAATGGATTCGGGGATTTATTAAAAACCCACAAGAGAAAATTGACCAGGGAGATGAGCGAGCCAAAGAGCTTTATGAAAAGTATAAAGTTTATATGCCTGCTTTTCCAACCTTGAAAGAAGAGGATATCAATGCGCTTTTAAGTTACATGCACACCTATGAAAGGGCACCAGTCGAAGTCAATGATTCCGAAAAACTGGAAGATCCAATACCTGAAAAAATCTCAAAATCAGATTTGAATTTGGAATTGGAGTATTTCGCTCAAATTCCGGCTTCCGACAAAGCCTCTCCCCTAGCGAAAATCACCAAGATGGAATGTGAGCCGGTTTCAGGAAGGTTTTTTGTTCAGGATCAACATGGGATTATGTATGAAATCCGTGATTCTAAACCCTATGAGTATTTCAATCTAAAATCGTATTTCCCAGATTTTGTCTCAAAGCCAGGGTTGGCTACAGGTTTTGGTAGTTATGCTTTCCATCCCGATTTTACAAATAATGGGCTTTTATATACTTCCCATACAGAAAAGCCTGGAAATAAACCTAAGGACTTTGATTATGCAGATAGTATCAAAGTAACTATGGAGTGGGTGATCACAGAATGGACGTTAGAAGATCCTAATGCGGAAACTTTTAAAGGAACAGGGCGAGAACTCATGCGAATTGATGTAGTAACTCAAATCCATGGAGTTCAGGAATTGGCCTTTAATCCTAATGCAAGCCCAGGAGATGAAGATTATGGCTTATTATTTATAGGTATTGGAGATGGAGGAAGCGCAGAAAGCGGATTTTCATTTATCGCAGATCATCAAGGAAGTAAAATATGGAGTAGTATTATGCGGATAGACCCTAGTGGGTCAAATAGTGCCAATGGAAAATATGGTATCCCAGCTTCAAATCCCTTTGCAGGAGTACCAGGAAAATTGGGAGAAATATATGCCTATGGATTCCGAAACCCCAACCGTATTTTTTGGGATCCGAAAGGAAGGATGCTGGCTACAGAAATAGGTCATCATAATATTGAAGAGTTGAATTTGATTGAGCCAGGTAAGTTTTACGGTTGGCCGATTCGAGAGGGTACTTTTGTTATTAATCCATTTGGTAATATGAGCAACCTCTACCCTCTTCCTGCGGATGATTCCTTATTGAATGCTACCTATCCATTGTTGCAATTTGATCACGATGAAGGAAATGCCATCATTGCAGGATATTTTCCTGAAGGTGGGCCATTTAAAGGAAAATTACTCTTTGGGGATATTCCCTCCGGCAAGCTGTTCTTCTCAGATTTGAATCAATCCCAACCAGAAATACTTGAAATAGGAGTAGTATATGATGGGAAGGAAACCACCTTGAGGGATTTATGTCAAAATGGTCGGGTAGATTTAAAATATGGACAAGATTGTCAAGGTCAAGTTTATGTAATGACCAAAGCCGACGGAAAAATTTATAAAATCATCAATCAATAA
- a CDS encoding acyl-CoA dehydrogenase family protein: MANTIKGGEFLIKETLAQDVFIPEQYTEEQKMMAQACQDFIDTEITPKIEEIDSMKNPDLVPSIFKKAGELGLLGISVPEEYGGMGMNFVTSMLIADIIGSAGSFSTTYGAHTGIGTLPILYYGSEEQKQKYLPKLATGEWAACYCLTEPDAGSDANSGKTKATLTEDGKHYLINGQKMWISNAGFADLFIVFAKIEEDKNLTAFIVEKSFGGITMNEEEKKMGIKGSSTRQVFFNDCKVPVENMLSDRQNGFKIAVNILNIGRIKLGSGILGGVRTVTTKAINYSTERKQFGVSINSFGAVKSMLAEMAIRTYVSESLCYRAGQDIEDQINEFITDGMPENEAKLKGVEMFAMECAIAKIHGSEVLDYVVDQGVQIYGGMGYSAEAPMERAYRDARIARIYEGTNEINRMLMIGMLLKRAMKGEVNLFEPAMAVSAELTSVPSFESIDTSELFAAEKEVLKKLKKVFLMVGGKAAMALQEKIEDEQEIMMNLADVMIEIYAAESAILRTEKLVSLKSEAECSHQIAMSQVYLSEAIDKIQSAAKEAIASFTKGDEQKVMLMGLKRFTKADLVNTKKLRRQIADYMIDQGKYPF; this comes from the coding sequence ATGGCTAATACAATCAAAGGAGGAGAATTCCTCATCAAGGAAACACTTGCTCAGGATGTATTCATCCCAGAGCAATATACTGAAGAGCAAAAAATGATGGCTCAGGCCTGTCAGGATTTTATCGATACGGAAATCACCCCAAAAATCGAAGAAATAGACAGCATGAAAAACCCGGACCTTGTTCCCTCAATTTTCAAAAAAGCCGGAGAACTTGGGCTTTTGGGAATTTCTGTGCCTGAGGAATATGGAGGCATGGGGATGAACTTTGTGACTTCTATGTTGATCGCCGATATTATTGGATCAGCAGGTTCATTTTCTACCACTTATGGAGCACATACGGGAATAGGAACCTTACCGATTCTTTATTATGGTTCAGAGGAGCAAAAGCAAAAATACCTTCCAAAGCTTGCTACTGGAGAATGGGCTGCATGTTATTGTTTGACAGAACCAGATGCTGGTTCGGATGCCAACAGTGGTAAAACAAAAGCGACCTTAACAGAAGATGGAAAGCATTACCTGATCAATGGTCAGAAAATGTGGATTTCCAATGCTGGATTTGCTGACTTGTTCATAGTGTTTGCCAAAATCGAAGAAGATAAAAATTTGACAGCCTTCATCGTGGAAAAATCCTTTGGGGGAATTACCATGAACGAGGAAGAAAAAAAGATGGGTATCAAAGGCTCATCGACCAGACAAGTTTTCTTTAATGATTGTAAAGTTCCGGTAGAAAACATGCTTTCTGATCGCCAAAATGGCTTCAAGATAGCCGTGAATATTCTAAATATTGGTCGTATCAAGTTAGGCTCCGGAATCCTAGGGGGTGTTCGTACGGTTACCACCAAGGCAATTAACTATTCTACTGAGAGAAAGCAATTTGGCGTAAGCATCAATTCTTTTGGAGCGGTAAAATCCATGTTAGCTGAGATGGCTATTCGAACCTATGTCTCTGAATCCCTTTGCTATCGTGCTGGACAGGATATTGAAGATCAAATCAATGAGTTTATCACGGATGGAATGCCTGAAAACGAAGCAAAATTGAAAGGTGTGGAAATGTTTGCTATGGAATGTGCGATTGCTAAAATCCATGGCTCAGAAGTTTTGGATTATGTTGTAGATCAAGGTGTTCAGATTTATGGTGGAATGGGTTATTCCGCCGAGGCTCCAATGGAAAGAGCTTACCGTGATGCCAGAATTGCGAGAATCTATGAGGGAACAAATGAAATTAACCGGATGCTGATGATTGGAATGCTTCTCAAGCGTGCCATGAAAGGAGAGGTAAACCTTTTCGAACCAGCAATGGCAGTATCTGCAGAGTTAACTTCTGTTCCATCATTTGAGTCCATAGATACCTCAGAGCTTTTTGCTGCTGAAAAAGAGGTATTGAAAAAATTAAAAAAGGTATTCTTGATGGTAGGAGGAAAAGCTGCCATGGCCTTACAGGAAAAGATCGAAGATGAACAAGAGATCATGATGAATTTGGCCGATGTGATGATTGAAATTTATGCAGCGGAATCTGCCATTTTGAGGACAGAAAAACTAGTAAGCCTTAAAAGCGAAGCAGAGTGTAGCCATCAAATAGCGATGAGTCAGGTTTACTTATCAGAGGCAATTGATAAAATTCAATCTGCAGCCAAAGAAGCCATCGCTAGTTTCACAAAAGGAGATGAGCAGAAGGTAATGCTGATGGGGCTCAAACGATTTACGAAAGCTGATCTGGTGAATACCAAAAAATTAAGAAGACAGATTGCTGATTATATGATTGATCAAGGGAAATATCCTTTCTAA
- a CDS encoding thiolase family protein: MEAYIVNGYRSAVGKAKKGGFRFYRPDDLAADVIKHLVANTPGLETKHVDDLIVGNAVPEAEQGMQMGRMISLLALGVENPGFIINRYCGSGLEAIALAVGKIKAGMADCIIAGGTESMSMVPMMGYKTVLNYKIATEHPDYYISMGLTAEELAKEYGITREESDAFSVKSHEKALAAIAEGRFKDEIVPVEVEETYLDEKGKKKTRKYTVDTDEGPRPGTTMEVLSGLRPAFKNKGQVTAGNSSQTSDGAAFVVVMSERFMKSLNLEPVARLASYSVAGVEPRIMGIGPKEAVPKALKQAGLTLNDIDLIELNEAFAAQGLAVIKSLDMNPDIVNVNGGAVALGHPLGCTGAKLSVQMFNELQKRNKKYGLVTACVGGGQGVAGVYELLK, encoded by the coding sequence ATGGAAGCATATATAGTAAACGGATATAGATCAGCAGTCGGAAAAGCCAAAAAAGGTGGTTTTCGATTTTACAGGCCAGATGATTTAGCTGCTGATGTGATCAAACATCTAGTGGCTAACACTCCAGGTCTGGAAACGAAACATGTGGATGATTTAATCGTCGGAAATGCCGTTCCTGAAGCAGAGCAAGGAATGCAAATGGGTAGGATGATTTCCTTATTGGCACTTGGAGTAGAAAACCCAGGCTTTATAATCAATAGATATTGTGGATCAGGACTGGAAGCAATTGCTTTGGCGGTAGGCAAAATCAAAGCTGGTATGGCAGATTGTATCATTGCCGGAGGGACAGAAAGTATGTCCATGGTTCCAATGATGGGATATAAGACGGTATTGAATTATAAGATTGCTACGGAGCACCCAGATTATTATATCAGCATGGGGCTTACAGCAGAGGAGCTGGCCAAGGAATACGGGATTACTCGCGAAGAGTCTGATGCTTTTTCCGTTAAATCTCATGAAAAAGCTTTGGCAGCTATAGCAGAAGGAAGATTCAAAGATGAGATTGTTCCTGTAGAAGTTGAGGAAACTTATTTGGATGAAAAAGGGAAAAAGAAAACCAGAAAATATACTGTAGATACAGATGAAGGGCCAAGACCAGGTACTACCATGGAAGTATTATCTGGATTAAGACCTGCCTTCAAAAATAAAGGACAAGTAACAGCAGGCAACTCTTCACAGACTTCTGATGGGGCAGCATTTGTGGTGGTAATGTCCGAAAGATTTATGAAATCATTGAATCTTGAACCTGTGGCCAGATTAGCATCTTATTCAGTTGCTGGTGTTGAGCCTCGAATAATGGGAATTGGCCCGAAAGAGGCTGTTCCAAAAGCGCTAAAGCAAGCGGGTTTAACACTGAATGACATTGATTTGATTGAGTTAAATGAGGCGTTTGCTGCTCAAGGTCTGGCAGTAATCAAGTCATTGGATATGAATCCTGACATTGTCAATGTAAATGGAGGTGCAGTGGCATTAGGTCACCCATTAGGTTGTACTGGTGCCAAACTATCAGTTCAGATGTTTAATGAACTTCAAAAGCGGAATAAGAAATACGGTTTAGTGACTGCCTGCGTAGGAGGAGGACAGGGAGTTGCCGGAGTTTATGAGCTCTTGAAGTAG
- a CDS encoding four helix bundle protein: MHNFKELKVWQKSVDFAVKVYSATKDFPMEEKFGLVSQMRRAGVSIPSNIAEGCAKTSGKSFVNSLEISLGESFELETQLIISERVGILDSEKAIEMEKELGEVQRMITGLKSSLEARS, encoded by the coding sequence ATGCACAATTTCAAAGAGCTTAAAGTTTGGCAGAAATCTGTTGATTTTGCAGTCAAAGTCTATTCTGCCACGAAGGATTTTCCAATGGAGGAAAAGTTTGGTCTTGTTTCTCAAATGAGAAGAGCGGGTGTATCAATCCCTTCAAATATTGCAGAAGGTTGTGCAAAAACTTCGGGAAAATCATTCGTAAATTCTTTAGAAATAAGCCTTGGAGAAAGTTTTGAGTTGGAAACCCAATTGATTATTTCTGAACGTGTAGGAATCCTTGATTCAGAAAAAGCGATAGAAATGGAAAAAGAACTTGGTGAAGTACAACGAATGATTACAGGACTTAAATCATCTCTTGAAGCAAGATCTTGA
- a CDS encoding 3-hydroxyacyl-CoA dehydrogenase/enoyl-CoA hydratase family protein has product MKRTIKNVAILGSGVMGSRIACHFANIGVQVLLLDIVPFELTEQEQKKGLTKEDPAVRNRLVNSALQSTLKSNPSAIYDKAFADRIQTGNFDDDLHKIKDYDWVMEVVVERLDIKQSLFEKVEKHRKPGTLITSNTSGIPMHMMCEGRSEDFQENFAGTHFFNPPRYLRLLEIIPGPKSKPENIEFLMDYGDRFLGKETVLCKDTPAFIANRVGVYAIISAMHTVEKMGLGVSEVDKMTGTVIGRAKSATFRTMDVVGLDTTVNVANNLYKALPNDESREKFKLPKIVEVLYENKWFGDKTGHGYFKMIRHKDGSKELKEIDFETFEYKDVEKPNIKALQASKEIEDLKKRIKFLVNFDDKAGEFYRTTFYDLFKYCSNRIPEISDELYRIDQAVCAGFGWELGPFETWDVLGVKETVEKMEAAGEKPAAWVYEMLEAGNDSFYQVIEGKKHYYDIPTKSYKEIPGIEEFIILDTLKSAGKKLWENPGASVYDMGDDVIGLEFHTKMNSMGQEVIEGINTAIGMAEKSHKGLVIGNEGANFSAGANLAMLFMFAGDQDFDEINLMIAQFQNTMMRARFSSIPVVLAPHNMALGGGCELSLHSDHIQAHAELYMGLVEVGVGLIPAGGGTKEMTLRFSNEIESGDVELNRLQERFMNIAMAKVSTSAEEARNLGYLRNSDGITLNRKRQLAEAKQKVISLYDQGYSQPVEQNIKVMGKSSLALFEAGITGMQYGAYISEHDAKIARKLAWVMSGGDLSSPTEVSERHLLDLEREAFLSLTGEKKTLERIHSILFKGKPLRN; this is encoded by the coding sequence ATGAAACGAACCATTAAGAATGTAGCCATTTTAGGTTCCGGAGTGATGGGATCAAGAATTGCCTGTCATTTTGCGAATATTGGTGTACAAGTACTTCTCCTTGATATTGTTCCTTTTGAATTAACAGAGCAGGAACAAAAGAAAGGATTAACAAAGGAGGATCCAGCTGTCAGAAACAGGTTGGTAAATTCTGCTTTGCAAAGTACCCTCAAATCCAATCCATCAGCGATCTATGACAAAGCATTTGCAGATCGAATTCAGACAGGAAATTTTGATGATGACCTTCACAAAATCAAAGATTATGATTGGGTGATGGAAGTCGTAGTAGAACGGCTAGACATCAAACAGTCGCTTTTTGAAAAAGTAGAGAAGCACAGAAAACCGGGTACATTAATTACATCAAACACTTCTGGTATTCCTATGCACATGATGTGCGAAGGTAGATCAGAAGATTTTCAGGAGAATTTTGCAGGAACTCACTTTTTCAACCCTCCTCGGTACTTAAGATTATTGGAAATAATTCCTGGACCTAAGTCCAAGCCAGAAAATATTGAATTTCTGATGGATTATGGAGATCGTTTTTTGGGAAAAGAAACAGTTCTGTGTAAAGATACACCCGCATTTATTGCTAACAGAGTTGGGGTTTACGCCATTATTTCTGCCATGCACACGGTGGAAAAAATGGGACTGGGAGTTTCAGAAGTGGATAAAATGACGGGTACAGTCATAGGAAGAGCAAAATCGGCAACTTTCAGAACCATGGATGTGGTGGGATTAGATACTACAGTTAATGTGGCCAATAATTTATACAAAGCCCTTCCAAATGATGAGTCGAGAGAAAAATTCAAGCTTCCTAAAATAGTAGAAGTTCTCTATGAAAATAAATGGTTTGGTGATAAAACGGGCCATGGTTATTTCAAAATGATCCGTCATAAAGATGGTAGCAAAGAGCTTAAAGAAATTGATTTTGAAACTTTTGAATACAAGGATGTAGAAAAGCCAAATATCAAAGCTTTGCAAGCCTCAAAAGAAATAGAGGATTTGAAAAAACGAATCAAGTTCTTGGTCAATTTTGACGATAAAGCAGGTGAGTTTTACAGAACTACTTTTTATGATTTATTTAAATATTGCAGCAATAGGATTCCAGAAATTTCCGATGAACTCTATCGAATAGATCAAGCAGTTTGTGCAGGTTTTGGATGGGAATTAGGTCCTTTCGAAACCTGGGATGTATTGGGAGTGAAAGAGACGGTAGAAAAAATGGAAGCTGCAGGTGAGAAGCCGGCAGCATGGGTTTATGAAATGCTTGAAGCTGGAAATGATTCCTTCTATCAGGTGATTGAAGGCAAAAAGCATTACTACGATATTCCGACTAAATCTTACAAGGAAATTCCAGGCATAGAAGAGTTTATCATTTTAGATACGCTGAAATCTGCCGGGAAAAAACTTTGGGAGAATCCAGGTGCTTCTGTATATGATATGGGTGATGATGTGATTGGCCTGGAATTTCATACGAAAATGAATTCAATGGGTCAGGAAGTGATCGAAGGAATAAATACCGCGATAGGAATGGCGGAGAAATCACATAAAGGATTGGTGATAGGAAATGAAGGAGCCAATTTCTCAGCTGGTGCCAATTTGGCCATGCTATTTATGTTTGCAGGCGATCAAGATTTCGATGAAATCAACCTGATGATTGCTCAATTCCAAAATACGATGATGAGGGCTAGATTTTCATCAATTCCAGTGGTTCTTGCTCCACATAATATGGCCTTGGGAGGTGGATGTGAATTGTCCCTACACTCAGATCATATTCAGGCGCACGCTGAGTTATACATGGGCTTGGTGGAAGTTGGTGTAGGATTGATTCCTGCTGGAGGAGGAACCAAGGAAATGACCTTGAGATTTTCCAATGAAATCGAATCAGGAGATGTGGAGTTAAATAGATTGCAGGAACGCTTTATGAATATTGCGATGGCAAAAGTATCTACATCTGCAGAGGAAGCGAGAAATCTGGGATATTTAAGAAATAGCGATGGGATTACTTTAAATCGAAAAAGACAGCTGGCAGAAGCCAAGCAAAAAGTGATTTCCCTTTACGATCAAGGCTATTCTCAGCCTGTGGAACAGAATATTAAAGTAATGGGTAAATCTTCTTTGGCACTGTTTGAGGCTGGAATTACAGGAATGCAATACGGAGCATATATTTCTGAGCACGATGCGAAGATTGCCAGAAAACTAGCGTGGGTAATGTCTGGAGGGGATTTATCTTCTCCAACAGAGGTATCAGAAAGACATTTATTGGATTTGGAACGGGAGGCTTTTTTAAGTCTTACCGGAGAGAAAAAGACCTTAGAGAGAATTCACAGCATTTTGTTTAAAGGAAAACCTTTGAGGAATTAA
- a CDS encoding MarR family winged helix-turn-helix transcriptional regulator: MKREETVDYHIKSAWHAISRMYNQKAVGEGFTTAIGFVLININSKEGTPATKIAPMMGLETRSLTRMLKNMEEKGLIYKKPDLVDKRSVRIYLTEEGKRKKETSVNTIREFNEQVREVVSEKDLGTFFKVFEKIQLVIDQAQSENADHLNKTIFEL; the protein is encoded by the coding sequence ATGAAGCGAGAAGAGACTGTAGATTATCATATTAAATCAGCTTGGCATGCCATTTCACGAATGTATAATCAAAAGGCTGTTGGCGAAGGTTTCACCACGGCAATAGGTTTTGTACTGATCAATATTAATTCAAAAGAAGGAACTCCTGCAACGAAAATTGCACCTATGATGGGCTTGGAAACAAGAAGTCTCACCAGGATGCTAAAAAATATGGAGGAAAAGGGATTGATCTACAAAAAACCAGATTTAGTGGATAAGCGCTCTGTTAGGATTTATTTAACAGAAGAAGGAAAGCGCAAGAAAGAAACCTCTGTGAATACCATCAGAGAATTTAACGAACAGGTTAGAGAAGTGGTGAGTGAAAAAGACCTCGGTACATTCTTTAAAGTGTTTGAAAAAATTCAGCTGGTGATCGATCAGGCTCAATCCGAAAATGCGGACCATTTGAATAAAACCATATTTGAACTATAA